The following are from one region of the Bacillus methanolicus MGA3 genome:
- a CDS encoding bifunctional ADP-dependent NAD(P)H-hydrate dehydratase/NAD(P)H-hydrate epimerase, which yields MYLVTAEEMYEIDRCTTEQIGISADSLMENAGQALFHVLQKRIPRSARVAVLAGKGNNGGDGLVIARMFKSYGYDVDVWLVPPKEKVKGAAKTALEVYERSGYDWKPYAGNEQVFASHILQYDVIIDALLGIGIKGEVRSPYKEIIQLVNRSRAFVYAIDLPSGTAADGGEVETAVCADVTITIQCPKLGAYTFPAADFYGELLIVDIGIPPLAVKRNAASRFVWKEDDVVRTLPKRKRSSHKGTYGKLLVIGGSRKMTGAVTFTAKAALRSGAGLLTMAVPDDIYSVVANRIPEAMYYPCPARDGAFSGAIDLSALDIDAIAIGPGMGRTDGTRQLVRTILQHPVPLVIDADALFFWDEYDALIGERKAATVVTPHSGEMARMLHMSVRDVEQDRFGLAKKLATAYGIYVVLKGPYTIVTAPDGSQYVNTTGNPALAKGGSGDVLTGMITAFLMQHDSAQAAISNAVWVHGKAADWLVSRGHSQWDVLASDMIEAIPAVLSFVQEKQ from the coding sequence AAATCGGGATCAGCGCCGATTCATTGATGGAAAACGCTGGACAGGCACTGTTTCATGTGCTGCAAAAACGCATTCCCCGTTCAGCGCGTGTAGCGGTGCTAGCTGGGAAAGGCAACAACGGCGGCGACGGATTGGTTATCGCAAGGATGTTTAAAAGCTATGGCTATGATGTGGATGTATGGCTCGTTCCTCCAAAAGAAAAGGTGAAAGGGGCGGCGAAAACGGCACTTGAGGTGTATGAGCGTTCCGGTTATGACTGGAAACCATATGCGGGAAATGAACAAGTTTTTGCCTCACATATTTTACAATACGATGTCATCATTGACGCCTTGCTTGGTATTGGAATTAAAGGGGAGGTACGGTCGCCGTATAAAGAAATCATTCAGCTTGTCAACCGATCTCGCGCATTTGTCTATGCGATCGATCTTCCGAGCGGAACGGCGGCGGACGGAGGAGAGGTCGAAACCGCTGTTTGCGCCGATGTCACGATTACGATTCAATGTCCGAAACTAGGGGCGTATACGTTTCCGGCAGCAGACTTTTACGGCGAACTGCTTATTGTCGATATCGGTATTCCGCCGCTTGCTGTTAAGAGGAATGCCGCATCCCGTTTTGTATGGAAAGAGGACGATGTTGTTCGGACGCTGCCAAAACGGAAACGGTCATCCCATAAAGGAACGTACGGAAAACTCTTAGTGATTGGCGGTTCGCGGAAGATGACAGGAGCGGTAACATTTACGGCCAAAGCGGCGCTGCGAAGCGGAGCGGGATTGTTAACGATGGCGGTGCCGGATGACATTTATTCTGTTGTAGCTAACCGTATTCCAGAAGCCATGTACTATCCATGTCCGGCGCGGGACGGGGCGTTTTCCGGCGCCATAGATTTGTCGGCGCTCGATATCGATGCGATCGCGATTGGCCCGGGAATGGGAAGAACGGATGGCACACGGCAGCTTGTCCGTACTATATTGCAGCATCCAGTTCCGCTAGTTATTGATGCTGATGCGCTCTTTTTCTGGGACGAATACGACGCGCTGATCGGTGAACGAAAAGCGGCAACAGTGGTCACCCCGCATTCCGGAGAAATGGCGCGTATGCTTCATATGTCGGTTCGCGATGTCGAACAAGATCGGTTTGGCTTAGCAAAGAAATTGGCGACAGCATACGGCATCTATGTCGTTTTAAAAGGACCGTATACGATTGTCACTGCGCCAGACGGTTCACAATATGTCAATACAACCGGAAATCCAGCGTTGGCGAAAGGGGGAAGCGGAGATGTGCTGACGGGAATGATTACTGCATTTTTAATGCAGCACGATTCGGCTCAAGCCGCAATCAGCAATGCCGTCTGGGTGCATGGCAAAGCTGCGGATTGGCTTGTCTCGCGCGGCCATTCTCAATGGGACGTACTTGCCAGCGATATGATCGAAGCAATTCCGGCAGTGCTTTCTTTTGTGCAAGAAAAACAGTAA